From a single Brettanomyces bruxellensis chromosome 5, complete sequence genomic region:
- a CDS encoding uncharacterized protein (CAZy:GT15) yields the protein MPVMNTYQYYWRVEPFIRFYCDIAEDPFKIMHEEKRAYGFTMAMLEDRKTIRQLWSNTLEFFESEHPEYVGKRNSIKFITHDSETHTFEPRNYNLCHYWSNFEIADLNFFRSKEYEDYFQYLDATGNFFYERWGDAPIHSLAVSYLLPFKKIHYFANTGYYHKPNFDCPSDPDIFNALHCKCEPARSFTNLAYSCVPRFLLAEKADLEENTKV from the coding sequence ATGCCCGTTATGAATACGTATCAGTATTATTGGAGAGTGGAACCTTTCATTAGATTCTATTGTGACATAGCGGAAGATCCATTCAAGATTATGCACGAGGAGAAACGTGCTTATGGTTTTACTATGGCAATGCTAGAGGACAGAAAAACAATCCGACAGTTGTGGAGTAACACGTTGGAGTTTTTTGAAAGTGAACATCCAGAGTATGTTGGAAAGCGGAACAGCATAAAGTTCATTACACATGATTCGGAAACGCATACATTTGAGCCTAGAAATTATAATCTTTGTCACTATTGGTCCAATTTTGAGATTGCAGATTTGAATTTCTTTCGATCCAAGGAATATGAGGATTACTTTCAATATCTTGATGCCACGGGGAACTTTTTCTACGAGAGATGGGGCGATGCACCTATTCACTCACTAGCTGTCTCATACCTTCTTccattcaaaaaaattcactATTTTGCCAACACTGGTTACTACCATAAACCTAATTTCGATTGTCCATCTGATCCAGACATATTTAATGCACTCCATTGCAAATGTGAACCTGCCCGAAGTTTCACAAATTTAGCTTACTCGTGTGTTCCACGTTTCCTTTTAGCAGAGAAGGCCGATTTGGAAGAAAACACAAAGGTCTAA
- a CDS encoding uncharacterized protein (BUSCO:EOG09260RRC), with translation MPESTEGKTNEHVNFYCLGGGNEVGRSCHIVEYKGKVVMLDAGVHPAYSGIESLPFYDDFDLSRVDVLLISHFHLDHAASLPYVMQHTNFKGRVFMTYPTKAIYKWLLNDFVRVTTITDDSNGMDENSNAFLYTDEDLNSSLDRIETLDYHSTIEVDGIRFTAFPAGHVLGAAMFLVEMGGLKFLFTGDYSREEDRHLSSAEVPDVTPDLLIVESTFGTATHVPRLERENKLTTVIHSTLQQGGRCLLPVFALGRAQEILLILDEYWQRHKDLQNVPIYYASSLAKKCMAVYERYINMMNDSIRKKFTETNENPFHFKYIKNVAHADRIDDLNPCVMIASPGMLQNGVSRQLLEKWCPDPRNTVIMTGYSVDGTMAKKLLTEPDQIPALNNPDVSIPRRMNVEEVSFAAHVDYEQNSEFIDLVHAKKIVLVHGESNPMGRLKSALLSRYQKFKDTEDEVKVYNPRDGSKLDLEFKGIKIAKVMGQLATSLPEDHDTVSGILVQKNFDLNLLKVDDLREFTGLTATVVRERQVLRCNVKRSLLYWQFTQMFGYVKILIDDPDEYSFEVMDVVRITLEESEALATIEWHSGIVDDTVADSAIAIIISCDSIPASVKISSHQHSHAHIKEVHSDAVKQEKHDVLIKEEDQTAEVNKFNSSVKKESTGLDSVLSDDYSPDIRLKHISMLLHAQFGDSFVTLPNNEGGTIIVGKHKATIDYKNFNVDCKSNVLRGRIEGILRRSLDLVAPLSHE, from the coding sequence ATGCCTGAATCGACAGAAGGAAAGACAAATGAGCATGTGAACTTTTACTGTCTTGGTGGAGGTAATGAAGTGGGCCGTTCTTGTCACATTGTCGAATATAAGGGGAAAGTGGTGATGCTAGATGCAGGTGTCCATCCTGCTTATTCTGGAATTGAATCTCTTCCTTTCTATGACGATTTTGATCTTAGTAGAGTTGATGTTTTACTAATCAGTCATTTTCATTTAGATCACGCAGCTTCCTTGCCTTATGTCATGCAGCACACCAATTTCAAAGGACGTGTTTTTATGACATATCCTACCAAAGCCATCTACAAGTGGCTTTTAAATGACTTTGTCCGTGTCACTACTATTACCGATGACAGCAATGGAATGGATGAGAATTCGAATGCGTTTCTTTATACGGATGAAGATTTGAATTCTTCGTTGGATCGAATTGAAACGCTAGATTATCATTCAACCATCGAGGTTGATGGAATCCGTTTTACCGCTTTCCCAGCAGGTCATGTTCTTGGAGCAGCTATGTTTCTTGTTGAAATGGGTGGtcttaaatttttgtttacaGGTGATTAttcaagagaagaagataggCATTTAAGTTCTGCTGAAGTTCCAGATGTTACACCTGATCTTCTTATTGTGGAATCTACATTTGGTACTGCAACTCATGTTCCACGCTTAGAGCGAGAAAATAAGCTTACGACAGTTATACATTCAACATTACAGCAAGGTGGTCGTTGTCTTCTCCCGGTGTTTGCTTTGGGAAGAGCCcaagaaattttattaatattgGATGAATACTGGCAGAGGCACAAGGATTTGCAGAATGTTCCAATTTATTACGCCTCAAGTCTTGCTAAAAAATGTATGGCTGTTTACGAAAGATATATCAACATGATGAATGACAGCATcagaaagaaattcacAGAAACTAACGAGAATCCATTTCATTTCAAATACATAAAAAATGTTGCACATGCAGATCGAATCGATGACTTGAATCCTTGTGTGATGATAGCATCCCCGGGTATGCTTCAAAATGGTGTGTCTAGACAACTTCTCGAAAAATGGTGTCCAGACCCAAGAAACACCGTTATTATGACCGGTTATTCTGTTGATGGTACGATGGCTAAGAAATTGTTAACTGAACCTGACCAAATTCCAGCTTTAAATAATCCTGACGTAAGTATCCCTAGAAGGATGAATGTTGAAGAGGTTTCGTTTGCTGCTCACGTCGACTATGAGCAGAATTCGGAATTCATAGATCTTGTGCATGCCAAGAAGATTGTTTTGGTCCACGGTGAATCAAATCCTATGGGAAGATTAAAATCAGCCTTGTTGTCTAGGTATCAAAAGTTTAAGGACACGGAGGACGAAGTCAAGGTTTATAATCCTAGGGACGGCTCAAAACTTGATTTGGAATTCAAAGGGATAAAGATTGCAAAGGTCATGGGACAGCTCGCTACCAGTCTTCCGGAAGATCATGATACTGTTAGTGGTATTCTTGTTCAAAAGAATTTTGATCTTAACTTATTAAAGGTGGATGACTTGCGTGAGTTTACTGGTTTGACTGCTACTGTTGTTAGAGAACGTCAAGTATTGCGGTGTAACGTGAAAAGGAGTTTGCTTTATTGGCAGTTTACACAAATGTTTGGTTATGTTAAGATTTTGATTGATGATCCGGATGAATACTCATTTGAAGTTATGGATGTGGTCAGAATTACATTAGAGGAGTCTGAAGCTCTTGCAACCATTGAGTGGCACTCTGgaattgttgatgataCGGTAGCGGATTCAGCTATAGCAATTATAATTAGTTGCGATTCTATTCCTGCATCTGtcaaaatatcttcacATCAACATAGTCACGCACATATAAAGGAAGTTCATTCGGATGCTGTTAAGCAGGAGAAGCATGATGTGCTAattaaggaagaagatcaaaCTGCGGAGGTCAATAAGTTCAATTCTAGtgtcaaaaaagaaagcaccGGTTTGGATTCAGTTCTTTCAGACGATTACAGTCCTGATATAAGACTTAAGCATATAAGTATGCTTTTGCATGCCCAATTTGGAGATTCGTTTGTGACCTTACCTAATAATGAAGGAGGTACGATCATTGTAGGGAAGCATAAAGCTACGATCGATTACAAGAACTTCAATGTTGATTGTAAGTCTAATGTCTTGCGTGGACGAATAGAAGGAATACTGCGAAGATCATTGGATTTGGTTGCACCACTTTCGCACGAGTAA
- a CDS encoding uncharacterized protein (BUSCO:EOG092603EH) translates to MSTIISSGTINQHDVITQDTRLDLATSLSSVALSNSRYYDASSSLITDLFWFISYCFYTVISNILYYIPTVIISILTHTFQFSLSFTSILLLLLVVIVVAYGYVRYIYLTKYSRLPEEPKRQEPTIDTFLEPPVEYGKSRVSYIDEFLSAIKIFGYLDKSVFHELTKSMQTQKLDSGEILFLDDTSGFTICVDGEIQVYFKVGDDKVQKQGPFAKDNSKDVVVVDGVRYQLLNNVKSGAPVSSFIGVLSLLTNQSSLLRYAAPTPSLLSPESLNRKSLPMPSDGFALDDTLGSCSPAISSPDVQSNNGRASSRYSRHSTKVDSLSVHKNVWQPSKALNGKDLDKNISPTETDPDGFLNDVGVVDGQPSSNSFPKAVHGVPQSINNTSLAGNFPISGDMGNTSLGSKVNGSGVELIAIPKGNCTISIIPRESFIKIAHKYPKATTHIIDMILTKLYRVTFQTANDYLDLTSDIFETELNLNNRITYKLPGYLHDTIIESLDLEADSAANADDSNLPYSEISTSKSQSAKTRPAIVIRSSRHFQNSSCDGTVSTSPKVCRDSDGLNSVKMSLKEQGSLAGASNMQPQKSNFSSALRSNSMFSLRSNDEGVNSMDVTNKRPSLIHHPSSSARHFTLKSRNKPNPGDLVSNAPLPKNESDMTEAIGIVKDVFTWNDSFPSSSIASTQYSSQVISSLTAINIVPTVEEGHSSDAHKYLTTGFKFHGNMDDDSVGSNSENGASDYEAVKKDLADEIQVMRISKGTKIIRAGEQTPGIYYVIDGSLDVSYWKGDMEELDDDDDSPYSKILYYRRRRSKNLKGNQQYLFTVGKGEIAGYLGTLIGSKSFIDVKATETTYAAFVPRDVFDFMIERYPRVESCIAKHLLTVLDHRLYLTDYAMEWVHCPAGKSLYNQGDPANGIYVVLNGRFRSVKVNSVDKRHVILGEHGQGESLGEVEVLTKTRRIVTLVAIRDSELARIPRTLFELIALSNPSIMVSVSRLVANRVKSTMANDPSLSPTPGISPHVKDEPLYQTFSNFRTLTILPVTQGLPVTEFGERLGLALEAIGQSVKILNQSSALTNLGKHAFDRLAKMKQSGYFAELEEKYDIVLYLVDSIANSSWTKTCIQQGDCILLIADATASPNVGEYERLLVKTKTTARTELVLLHPERYVRPGLTNKWLKNRIWVHAYHHIQMQCSKVHTVSPNVAHQDADVLRIEKLPGLLSKSTRIIKDNLKNRVESIVARNDLLLRLTRDSFRSKKYYQPMQVHKDDFMRLARLLTGQSVGLVLGGGGARGISHVGIIKALEDNGIPVDMIGGTSIGAFVGGLYAKEYDFVPMYGRVKTFAGRMGSLWRSLFDLTIPVTSYITGHVFNRGVWKAFGESRIEDFWIKYYANSTNITESLMEVHTSGYAWRYIRASMSLASLLPPITDNGNMLLDGGYVDNLTVEEMKRRGAKIIVACDVGSADDRTPMDYGDSLSGFWVLMNRINPFSKHPNVPTMADIQMRLAYVASVNALDRAKNTSGCLYLRPPIEGYATLDFSKFDEIYRTGYTYGSKIVKKLKDDNEFPVLKVKKREALGVHPLRRRYSI, encoded by the exons ATGTCCACTATTATTTCAAGTGGTACAATCAATCAGCATGATGTTATCACCCAGGATACTCGTTTGGATCTCGCTACTTCTCTTTCGAGTGTAGCTTTAAGCAATTCTCGGTATTATGATGCTTCCAGTTCACTCATAACCGATTTGTTTTGGTTTATCAGCTATTGCTTCTACACTGTGATATCCAACATCCTCTACTACATCCCAACGGTGATCATCTCAATTCTCACACATACATTTCAGTTCAGTCTGTCGTTCACCAGCATCTTGCTTTTGTTGCttgttgttattgttgttgCCTACGGTTATGTTCGATATATATACCTCACGAAGTACTCAAGGCTACCTGAAGAGCCCAAAAGGCAGGAACCCACAATTGATACTTTCCTAGAGCCACCTGTGGAATATGGGAAATCAAGAGTGAGCTACATAGATGAGTTTCTAAGTGCCATCAAAATCTTTGGCTATTTGGATAAGTCTGTGTTCCATGAGTTAACTAAGAGTATGCAAACCCAGAAACTAGACTCAGGAGAAATTCTCTTCTTGGACGATACCTCTGGTTTCACAATCTGTGTTGACGGAGAGATACAAGTGTATTTTAAAGTTGGCGATGACAAGGTGCAGAAACAAGGTCCCTTTGCTAAGGATAATTCCAAAgatgttgttgttgtcgatGGCGTTCGTTACCAGCTTTTAAACAACGTTAAGAGCGGTGCACCTGTTTCCTCCTTTATTGGAGTGTTGAGCCTTTTGACCAATCAGTCATCCCTGTTGAGGTATGCTGCTCCTACTCCTTCGCTACTAAGTCCAGAAAGCCTAAACCGCAAGTCCCTTCCTATGCCATCAGATGGTTTTGCCTTGGATGATACATTAGGGTCGTGTTCTCCGGCAATCAGTTCGCCCGATGTGCAAAGTAACAATGGAAGAGCATCTTCCAGATATTCACGTCATTCAACCAAAGTAGATTCTCTCTCTGTACACAAGAATGTCTGGCAGCCTTCCAAAGCTCTAAATGGAAAGGATcttgataaaaatatatcgCCAACCGAGACAGATCCTGACGGCTTCTTGAACGATGTTGGTGTTGTTGATGGGCAGCCATCCTCgaattcttttccaaaggCTGTGCATGGCGTACCACAAAGTATCAACAATACATCGCTGGCTGGAAACTTTCCGATTTCTGGAGACATGGGAAACACTTCATTGGGATCTAAGGTGAATGGCTCCGGAGTGGAACTCATCGCAATTCCCAAGGGTAACTGCACGATTTCTATCATTCCTCGTGAGTCGTTTATCAAAATTGCTCACAAGTATCCGAAAGCAACTACTCACATCATTGACATGATCTTGACAAAGCTCTACAGGGTGACTTTCCAAACCGCAAACGACTATTTGGATCTCACTTCCGACATTTTTGAGACCGAATTGAATTTGAACAATAGAATTACCTACAAGCTGCCTGGCTATCTACATGATACTATTATAGAATCCCTTGATTTGGAGGCAGATTCCGCTGCTAATGCCGACGACTCCAATTTGCCCTATTCAGAGATCTCGACTTCAAAGTCTCAGTCTGCCAAAACGCGTCCTGCTATAGTTATCAGATCTAGTcggcattttcaaaattcgAGTTGTGATGGTACCGTATCTACTTCTCCAAAGGTATGTCGGGACAGTGATGGTCTGAATAGTGTAAAAATGAGCTTAAAAGAGCAAGGTAGTCTTGCAGGTGCCAGTAATATGCAACCTCAAAAAAGTAACTTTTCCTCTGCTCTCAGGTCTAACAGTATGTTTAGCCTCAGATCAAACGATGAAGGTGTGAATTCCATGGATGTTACAAATAAGAGGCCGTCACTAATTCATCATCCAAGTTCTTCGGCCAGGCATTTTACTTTGAAGTCTAGAAACAAGCCAAATCCGGGTGATTTGGTTTCAAATGCCCCCTTACCTAAAAATGAGTCTGACATGAC TGAGGCAATTGGAATAGTGAAAGATGTATTCACATGGAATGATTcgtttccttcttcttcaatcGCTAGCACTCAATACAGTTCGCAGGTAATTAGTTCTTTAACTGCAATTAACATTGTTCCGACTGTTGAGGAAGGCCACAGTTCGGATGCACACAAATATCTGACAACTGGATTCAAGTTTCATGGAAATatggatgatgattctgTCGGAAGTAACTCGGAAAATGGGGCTTCAGATTATGAGGCAGTGAAGAAAGATCTTGCGGACGAGATTCAGGTTATGAGGATTAGTAAGGGTACTAAAATTATTAGAGCCGGTGAACAGACACCCGGTATTTATTATGTTATTGATGGTTCTCTTGATGTCTCTTACTGGAAGGGAGATATGGAAGAgcttgatgatgatgatgattccCCATATTCAAAGATATTATACTACCGTCGCAGGCGTTCAAAGAATCTAAAAGGTAATCAgcaatatttatttaccgTTGGCAAGGGTGAGATAGCAGGATATCTCGGAACATTGATTGGATCGAAGTCGTTTATTGATGTCAAGGCAACTGAAACCACGTATGCGGCATTCGTTCCAAGGGAtgtttttgatttcatGATTGAACGATATCCTAGAGTTGAGTCATGTATTGCAAAGCATTTGTTGACTGTTCTAGATCACAGACTTTATCTCACTGACTATGCTATGGAGTGGGTTCACTGTCCTGCAGGTAAATCGTTATACAATCAGGGAGACCCGGCAAATGGAATTTATGTTGTGCTCAATGGCAGGTTCCGTTCAGTGAAGGTTAATTCGGTTGATAAGAGACATGTGATATTGGGTGAACACGGCCAAGGTGAGTCCTTGGGTGAAGTGGAAGTTCTTACGAAAACACGCCGTATTGTCACATTGGTTGCAATTAGGGATTCTGAATTGGCCAGAATACCTCGTACTTTATTTGAGTTGATTGCCCTTAGTAATCCGTCGATCATGGTGAGTGTCTCACGACTAGTTGCAAACAGAGTCAAGAGTACTATGGCCAATGATCCAAGTCTTTCGCCTACCCCGGGCATTAGTCCGCATGTGAAAGATGAGCCCTTGTATCAGACATTCTCGAATTTCCGTACTCTAACTATCCTTCCGGTTACCCAGGGACTTCCTGTTACAGAATTTGGCGAGAGACTAGGACTTGCTTTGGAGGCCATAGGACAGTCCGTCAAGATTTTGAATCAAAGTTCTGCCTTGACCAATCTTGGTAAGCATGCATTCGATCGACTTGCCAAGATGAAGCAGAGTGGTTACTTTGCAGAACTGGAGGAGAAGTACGATATTGTTCTATATCTGGTTGATTCGATTGCGAACTCGTCATGGACAAAAACATGTATACAGCAAGGCGATTGTATTTTGCTGATAGCAGATGCAACGGCATCACCAAATGTTGGAGAGTATGAGAGACTTCTAGTAAAGACCAAAACAACAGCAAGGACAGAACTTGTTCTGTTGCATCCGGAGAGATATGTTCGTCCCGGTTTGACCAACAAATGGTTGAAGAATCGGATATGGGTTCATGCTTATCATCATATCCAGATGCAATGCAGTAAAGTACACACAGTTTCGCCAAATGTTGCACATCAGGATGCTGATGTTTTgcgaattgaaaaattgccTGGTCTTCTCAGCAAATCCACAAGGATCATAAAGgataatttgaaaaatcgTGTAGAGAGTATTGTGGCCAGAAATGATCTGCTTCTTCGTCTGACGAGAGATTCGTTCCGGTCGAAGAAGTATTATCAGCCCATGCAGGTGCATAAGGACGACTTCATGAGACTTGCACGTCTATTGACGGGTCAATCTGTGGGACTAGTTTTAGGTGGTGGTGGTGCTCGAGGTATTAGTCATGTTGGAATTATCAAAGCATTGGAGGACAATGGTATTCCCGTTGATATGATTGGTGGAACTTCAATTGGTGCCTTTGTTGGCGGCTTGTATGCAAAAGAGTACGACTTTGTGCCTATGTACGGTAGAGTGAAAACCTTTGCAGGTAGGATGGGCTCCTTATGGAGATCGTTGTTTGATCTCACCATTCCAGTCACTTCTTACATCACAGGTCATGTGTTCAACAGAGGTGTCTGGAAGGCATTTGGAGAGTCAAGAATTGAGGATTTCTGGATTAAGTATTATGCCAATTCTACCAATATAACAGAATCCTTAATGGAGGTCCACACAAGCGGATACGCATGGCGTTATATTAGAGCATCAATGTCTCTAGCGTCCCTTTTGCCGCCAATCACCGATAATGGAAACATGCTTTTAGATGGTGGTTACGTTGATAATCTTACGGttgaagagatgaaaaggaGAGGAGCCAAAATTATTGTTGCATGTGATGTTGGTTCGGCAGATGATAGAACGCCGATGGATTATGGGGATTCTCTCAGCGGATTTTGGGTCCTCATGAACCGTATTAATCCATTTTCGAAACATCCGAATGTGCCAACAATGGCAGATATACAAATGAGACTAGCATACGTTGCTTCTGTCAATGCTTTGGATAGAGCCAAGAATACATCTGGCTGTTTGTATCTTAGGCCACCAATTGAGGGTTATGCCACGCttgatttttcaaagtttGATGAGATTTACAGGACAGGTTACACGTATGGAAGCAAAATAGttaaaaaattgaaagatgaCAATGAATTTCCTGTCCTTAAGGTTAAAAAACGGGAGGCATTGGGTGTTCACCCTTTAAGGAGAAGGTATTCTATTTAA